From Caminibacter mediatlanticus TB-2, the proteins below share one genomic window:
- the ppa gene encoding inorganic diphosphatase, with translation MDISKIKPGNPQEAINVVIEIPQGSNIKYELDKESGAIFLDRILYGSQFYPANYGFVPNTLADDGDPIDVLVLSSESVVPGCVIKSRVIGVLIMEDESGKDEKILAVPVTKLDPKMAKIEKIEDLPEITVQQIKHFFETYKDLEPNKWVKVTGFEGKEKAIELIKKSIENYK, from the coding sequence ATGGACATTTCAAAAATCAAACCAGGAAATCCACAAGAAGCTATCAATGTAGTTATTGAAATTCCACAAGGCAGTAATATAAAATATGAACTTGATAAAGAAAGTGGAGCAATATTTTTAGATAGAATTCTTTATGGTAGTCAATTTTATCCTGCAAACTATGGATTTGTACCGAATACATTAGCAGATGATGGAGACCCAATTGATGTATTAGTATTAAGTAGCGAGAGTGTTGTACCTGGATGTGTTATCAAATCAAGAGTAATTGGTGTATTAATTATGGAAGATGAAAGTGGAAAAGATGAAAAAATTTTAGCAGTACCAGTAACGAAACTTGACCCAAAAATGGCTAAAATAGAAAAAATTGAAGATTTACCTGAAATTACAGTACAACAAATTAAACATTTTTTTGAAACATATAAAGATTTAGAACCAAATAAATGGGTTAAAGTTACAGGATTTGAAGGAAAAGAAAAAGCAATTGAACTTATTAAAAAGTCAATAGAAAATTATAAATAA
- a CDS encoding biotin/lipoyl-containing protein, whose protein sequence is MGKKYIDVMDTTFRDGFQSVFGGRVLMDDFLPAIDAAKEAGITHFEFGGGARFQSLFFYLRENAFDMMDKFREKAGNEANLQILARGINTVMLDTASREMIDLFAKLFAKHGTTTVRNFDALNDIDNLVESGAAIKKYGMKHEVVITIMDLPPGCEGAHTVEFYEKKLREILDKGIEFDSLAFKDATGTANPQKVYETIKMARKLLGDDVHIRLHTHETAGISVAAYLAALEAGVDGIDLAAAPVSGGTSQPDIITLLHAVKGKPYDLGGLDMEKVMKYEDTLKECLKEYFFPPEATQVNPIIPFSPMPGGALTANTQMMRDNKILHKFPEVIKAMREVVEKGGYGTSVTPVSQFYWQQAFNNVMFGPWKKIAPGYGKMVLGYFGKTPVRPDEEIIKFASEQLGLEPTTENPLDIADRDETKSIKYWENRLKEENIEITDENIFIAASCGDKGIAFLKGESPLMVRKNEEEVCNMPRKTSGVYTVIVDGEKFTVEVHEGKEAGNPKAPIKVEENQISDEASSGMTEIRATVPGNVWKILKNPGDKVKKGEKIMILEAMKMEIDVNAPHDGVIAHIAVKVNDQVEEGQVLATMEEA, encoded by the coding sequence ATGGGAAAAAAATATATTGATGTCATGGATACTACTTTTAGAGATGGTTTTCAATCTGTCTTTGGGGGTAGGGTATTAATGGATGACTTTCTTCCTGCCATTGATGCTGCAAAAGAAGCAGGTATTACTCATTTTGAATTTGGTGGAGGAGCAAGATTTCAGAGTCTATTTTTTTATTTAAGAGAAAATGCATTTGATATGATGGATAAATTTAGAGAAAAAGCGGGGAATGAAGCTAATTTGCAAATATTAGCAAGAGGTATTAATACAGTTATGCTTGATACAGCAAGTAGAGAAATGATTGATTTATTTGCAAAACTTTTTGCAAAACATGGAACTACTACTGTTAGAAACTTTGATGCTTTAAATGATATTGATAATCTTGTAGAAAGTGGTGCTGCTATTAAAAAATATGGAATGAAACATGAAGTTGTAATTACTATTATGGATTTACCTCCGGGATGTGAAGGTGCTCATACAGTTGAATTTTATGAAAAAAAATTAAGAGAAATTTTAGATAAAGGAATTGAATTTGACTCCCTTGCATTTAAAGATGCAACAGGTACTGCAAATCCACAAAAAGTTTATGAAACAATTAAGATGGCAAGAAAATTACTTGGAGATGATGTACATATAAGACTTCATACTCATGAAACAGCAGGAATTAGTGTTGCTGCATATTTAGCGGCTCTTGAAGCAGGTGTTGATGGGATAGATTTAGCAGCAGCGCCAGTTAGTGGCGGTACAAGTCAACCTGATATTATTACACTTCTTCATGCAGTAAAAGGTAAGCCTTATGATTTAGGTGGTCTTGATATGGAAAAAGTGATGAAATATGAAGATACTTTAAAAGAATGTTTAAAAGAGTATTTCTTCCCACCAGAAGCAACACAAGTTAATCCAATAATTCCATTTTCTCCAATGCCAGGTGGAGCACTTACTGCTAATACTCAAATGATGAGAGATAATAAAATATTACATAAATTCCCAGAAGTTATTAAAGCTATGAGAGAAGTAGTAGAAAAAGGTGGATATGGTACAAGTGTTACACCAGTTTCACAATTTTATTGGCAACAGGCATTCAATAATGTAATGTTTGGTCCTTGGAAAAAAATTGCACCTGGGTATGGTAAAATGGTGCTTGGATATTTTGGTAAAACACCTGTTAGACCAGATGAGGAAATTATTAAATTTGCAAGTGAGCAACTTGGACTTGAACCAACAACAGAAAATCCATTAGATATAGCAGATAGAGATGAAACAAAATCAATTAAATACTGGGAAAATAGATTAAAAGAAGAAAACATTGAAATTACTGATGAAAATATTTTTATTGCTGCATCTTGTGGCGATAAAGGAATTGCGTTCTTAAAAGGCGAGAGCCCATTAATGGTAAGAAAAAATGAAGAGGAGGTTTGTAATATGCCAAGAAAAACAAGTGGAGTTTATACGGTTATAGTTGATGGTGAGAAGTTTACAGTTGAAGTACATGAAGGAAAAGAAGCTGGAAATCCAAAAGCTCCTATTAAAGTAGAAGAAAATCAAATTTCGGATGAAGCATCATCAGGTATGACAGAAATTAGAGCAACAGTTCCTGGAAATGTATGGAAAATATTAAAAAATCCTGGTGATAAAGTTAAAAAAGGCGAAAAAATTATGATTCTTGAAGCTATGAAAATGGAAATTGATGTTAATGCACCTCATGATGGTGTAATTGCTCATATAGCGGTAAAAGTTAATGACCAAGTAGAAGAAGGTCAAGTTTTAGCTACAATGGAAGAAGCATAA
- a CDS encoding acetyl-CoA carboxylase biotin carboxylase subunit, translating into MKIKKILIANRGEIALRIIRACKEMGITSVAIFSEPDLNGLWVRRADEAYPILGDPIKAYLDYERIIDIAKKAGVDAIHPGYGFLSENGDFARACERAGIKFIGPRADDIDLYGDKMASKTAMKKVGMPVLEGTEEPIIDIKEAEKIAKQIGFPVIIKAAFGGGGRGMRIVRSEEEFKDLFEAATSESMKFFGRGEVFIEKYVENPRHIEVQILADTHGNVIHLGIRDCSIQRRHQKVIEIAESPSLSKDTRDKICEVSVNALKKLGYVSAGTVEFLVDENENFYFIEMNTRVQVEHPVSEVVSGVDIIQEMIRVAEGEKLSITQDDVNIRGFAIEFRLNSEDPTKNFMPTTGTIKNLMLPGGIGIRNDNALYEGYKLPTNYDSMIGKLIVYGKDWEDTVNKARRALDELNIGGVVTNIPLHRAVIRDEDFIKGKFTTKYLDEKLEKLDIKNEDIFEKEEAKAKFLKELVDELKKQ; encoded by the coding sequence ATGAAAATTAAAAAAATATTAATTGCTAATAGAGGTGAAATTGCATTAAGAATAATTAGAGCGTGTAAGGAAATGGGAATTACAAGTGTAGCAATTTTTAGTGAGCCTGATTTAAATGGTTTATGGGTTAGAAGAGCTGATGAAGCATATCCAATTTTAGGAGACCCTATAAAAGCGTATTTAGATTATGAAAGAATTATAGATATTGCTAAAAAAGCAGGTGTTGATGCAATACATCCTGGATATGGATTTTTAAGTGAAAATGGAGATTTTGCAAGAGCGTGTGAGAGAGCTGGAATTAAATTTATTGGACCAAGGGCTGATGATATTGACCTATATGGTGATAAAATGGCATCAAAAACAGCTATGAAAAAAGTTGGAATGCCAGTCCTTGAAGGTACGGAAGAGCCAATTATTGATATTAAAGAAGCAGAAAAAATAGCAAAACAGATTGGATTTCCTGTAATTATTAAAGCTGCATTTGGTGGTGGTGGTAGAGGTATGAGAATTGTAAGAAGTGAAGAAGAGTTTAAAGACCTTTTTGAAGCTGCAACAAGTGAATCAATGAAATTTTTTGGTAGAGGAGAAGTTTTTATTGAAAAATATGTAGAAAATCCAAGACATATTGAGGTCCAAATTTTAGCTGACACTCATGGAAATGTAATTCATCTTGGAATTAGAGATTGTAGTATTCAAAGAAGACATCAAAAAGTAATTGAAATTGCAGAATCTCCATCACTTAGCAAAGACACAAGAGATAAAATTTGTGAAGTAAGTGTAAATGCATTAAAAAAACTTGGGTATGTAAGTGCTGGGACAGTTGAATTTTTAGTAGATGAAAATGAAAATTTCTACTTTATTGAAATGAATACAAGAGTCCAAGTCGAACATCCTGTCAGTGAAGTTGTAAGTGGTGTTGATATTATTCAAGAAATGATTAGAGTAGCTGAGGGAGAAAAACTAAGCATTACACAAGATGATGTTAATATTAGAGGTTTTGCAATTGAATTTAGATTAAACTCAGAAGACCCAACTAAAAACTTTATGCCAACAACAGGGACTATTAAAAACTTAATGCTTCCAGGCGGAATTGGTATTAGAAATGATAATGCTTTATATGAAGGATATAAACTTCCTACAAATTATGATTCAATGATAGGAAAGCTTATTGTTTATGGAAAAGATTGGGAAGATACGGTTAATAAAGCAAGAAGAGCATTAGATGAATTAAATATTGGAGGAGTTGTAACTAATATTCCTCTACATAGGGCTGTAATTAGAGATGAAGACTTTATAAAAGGAAAATTCACAACAAAATATCTTGATGAAAAACTTGAAAAGTTAGATATAAAAAATGAAGATATTTTTGAAAAAGAAGAAGCAAAAGCTAAATTCTTAAAAGAATTAGTAGACGAGCTTAAAAAACAATAA
- a CDS encoding YihY family inner membrane protein: MILIKKDFFKKIDFHTLKKTVDEITLYSAALSFYTIFSLVPIILIILTIFSSSPFFSEFYSKLEHFIASNILPSNQEIIKTYLQNFLSNSSKMGIIGGFYILITSILFFDNYETIISKIFNKEKRNLWEKIKLYWTLITLFPIMFAGVIYLSIKVKMLLIVPFVFKIIPFLLLWLIFFLSYKLTLTNEQTKATFISSFIVTIVFYISKNLFIYYVLINKTYTTIYGSISVLMFLLLWIYISWIIYISGIYLIKFITYLYLKDKKP, encoded by the coding sequence ATAATTTTAATAAAAAAAGATTTTTTTAAAAAAATTGATTTTCACACCTTAAAAAAAACAGTTGATGAAATTACTTTATATTCAGCAGCACTTAGTTTTTATACAATCTTTTCATTAGTTCCTATTATTTTAATTATTCTAACTATATTTTCTTCGAGTCCTTTTTTTAGTGAGTTTTATAGTAAGCTTGAACATTTTATAGCATCAAATATTTTGCCTTCAAATCAAGAGATAATCAAAACATATTTACAAAATTTTTTATCTAATTCTTCAAAAATGGGAATTATTGGTGGATTTTATATATTAATTACATCAATATTATTTTTTGATAACTACGAAACAATAATTTCTAAAATTTTTAATAAAGAAAAAAGAAATTTATGGGAGAAAATAAAACTTTATTGGACTTTGATAACACTTTTTCCAATAATGTTTGCAGGAGTAATTTATCTGTCTATAAAAGTAAAAATGCTTTTAATTGTTCCTTTTGTGTTTAAAATTATACCTTTTTTATTACTGTGGTTAATATTTTTTTTATCTTATAAATTAACTTTGACAAATGAACAGACAAAAGCTACATTTATTTCTTCATTTATTGTGACAATTGTATTTTATATTTCTAAAAATCTATTTATTTATTACGTCTTAATTAATAAAACTTATACAACAATATATGGGTCTATTTCTGTATTGATGTTTTTACTTTTATGGATTTATATTAGCTGGATTATTTATATATCAGGTATTTATTTGATTAAATTTATAACATATCTATATTTAAAAGATAAGAAACCTTAA